The Stieleria maiorica genome includes the window TTGCCCGATAGAAACATCAAACTGACGCCTGCATCACGCAGCTGAACGACGCTGTGGTATTGCCGGATGTCCCAGTATTCGTCGTGCCCGTTGCTGATGAACGTCTTGCACTTCAGTCCCCGGTCGGGTGTCAACATGTCGCTGTTGGAACAATACGTCACGTCATAGCCGTGTTTTTCCAACCAGTACGCCAACGGGAACTCAAAGCACAGCCACTCGCCCGAGCCGATCGTTTGCGGATTTTCAAAGATCTGAGGATACATGCCGTAGGGGCGATCAAAGCTGACGTCGGCCCAAGGCCCCTGGTTGCCTTGGGGGTGCGTGTAGACCGAATCGTTGTCGGGCCACTGATTGTACGCCTGCCAGGTGTTGTCGCTGCACTGCAGCAGAATGTCAGCGGGGCGGTCGTCACGGACAATGAAGACGACATAGTTTTGCCAGTAACCGAATCCGGTCGAATCGGTGGTCGTTGTCAGCCGTCCCAAGTACACACCGCTGGGCCAGTCGTCGGGGATCGTCAGTGTCACCGCGGGCGCCCAGGTGCACTCGCGAAGTCGCTTTTCGCCGCGCCGGGGTGTCGGTTGCACGATGCCGTCAAACGGTCCAAGCTTAGTCATCAACCGCGCCCCGCGACCGCCGTAGTATCCGGTGCGAAAGATTTCGATCACATACTCCTGGGCCGGGTCGGTGGAGACCATGATGTCGATCGATTCACCCGCCGCCACGCTCTGTCGCGAGCAATAGCCTTCGATCTTCGCTGCGCGGACTGAGTCGCGTGAATCCAAACGCACGCGCGTCAGTTGCCAATCACGCGAACCCGGCTTGGCGTTCTCCTCGCGAATCAACGACGGGGCAGATTGTCCGGCGGCCTCGCCAGCGGCCGCAGCGTCTCTGTCATCGGCCATGACGCTTGATGACAACGCGCCCATGGCGGAGATCGCCGAGACGCTCTTGATCACTTCACGCCGGTTGGGGGTGGATCGGTTCGGTGTGGTCATGGTGTCCAGTTCGGATGCGGGGTGTGGGCGTCGGCCATCATCGCCTCCAGACGCTCGACGACCCCGGGATTCTGGTTCGCCAGATCGTTGGTCTCGCCGATGTCGTTGCTGAGATCATACAGCTGTGTCTTTCCGTTGCCCCAAGGCATGCGGATCGCTTTCCAGCTGCCGGCGCGAACGGCTTGCTTTCCACCGCGTTCGTAAAACTCCCAGTACAAGTAATCATGCTTGGCCTGATTTGCGGCGTTGCCGGTGATCGTCGGGACAAAGCTGACCGAGTCGGTGTTGTCGGGGCAGTCGACGCCGGCCAGTTCGGCGGCGCTGGCCATCAGGTCGCCGAAATAGCCGATGTGATCGGACGTGGTACCGGCCGGTGTGGTACCGGGCCAACGGACGATAAACGGCACGCGGATGCCGCCTTCATACAAGTCGCGTTTCATCCCACGTAGCGGTCCGGCCGGATCAAACCGCTCGGTATCGTGCCCGCCCTCGTCGTGCGGGCCGTTGTCGCTGGAAAACATCACCACGGTGTCTTCGGAGATCTGCAATTCATCCAGCAGGTCCAGCAGTCGACCGACGTCACCGTCCATTCGCGTGATCATCGCCGCCTGGCCCTTGTCGTTGTCGCTCCAGTCCTTTTCCGCATAAGGCCCGTAGTCCGGGACTTCCTGACCGTTTCCGGTGCCTCGCGTGCCTTCGTTGTTGGCATGCGGAATCGTCAGCGACAGGTAGAGAAAGAACGGCGTGTCCTTCTTTGCGGCACTCTGCCTGATAAAGCCCAACGCCTCTTCGGCGATCAAATCATGGCTGTAATCAACCCGCTCGGTCGCCCAACCGCCGGTGAATCCGCCGTAGCTGCGATCGTTCGGCTGGACCACGTTCCGCAGTAGCGATTTGGTTTCATTGCGCCACAAGAATTCGGGATAGTAGTTGTGGGCGTGGACTTGATTCAGATAACCGTAGAAGAAATCGAATCCTTGTCGCCGCGGCAATCCTTCGCGTCCGCCGAGCGCGTCATCGCCCAGGCCCCACTTGCCGCACAGTGCCGTTTGATAGCCCGCGTGTTTCAAAACTTCCGCCACCGTGACGTCTTCGCTGCGCAAGGATTGTTTCGACATGTCCGGCCCACCCGCGTTCCCGCGGACGTGTGTGTGCCCCATGTGTTGCCCGGTCATCAAGACGCTGCGCGAGGGCGCACAAACTGTGTTGCCGGCATAAAAGTCTGTAAACCGCATTCCCTCGGCGGCCATCTGGTCCAAACGCGGTGTCTGGATCAGCTTCTGGCCATAGCAACCCAGATCTCCGTATCCCAAGTCGTCGACCAGAATGAACACGATGTTGGGGCGATCGGAGGACGCCGCCTGCAGACTCGAGGCCGCGACGGCGTGCGCCACAAGCATCGTTATGACGGCAATGGAGAGAGTCGCGATGCTGCGAATCGATTTTCGTAAACGCGAGCGGCGGCAATTGCCACGCGTCGAGACAATTGACTGAGTCATGTTGAATCCACTGGATGAACAGAATGAAACCGAATCTCCTTCCGGCGAATAGTCTCTTCGGTACGACTTCGCAAGTCAAATTGTGGCGGCTTCGGCAGGTGACGATCGCCTTCGGGCCGGAACAACAGAGGCCGGGGCCGTGATCAATAGGACCAATAGGGCAGAGGGGACCCATAAGTCCTATGCGTCCGATTGGTCCCATTGCATGATCGTTGCTTCATTCTCGAAGGAACGGCAAAACAATGGGGGCAAAACAATTTCAGGCTGTAATCGTTTTGCCCCATCGTTTTGCCCACTGTTCAGTGCCCAATCATGCAATCCACACCGAAGACCGACGACACGTGAAATGCATCGACCGCTGCGCCGAAAAAAAGCGATCGGCTATTCGGCGGCCGTCGCTGTTGGCATTCAATGGGAGTGCCAAACGCTCTTCACAAGCGACCTTGGATCCCTCTTGACGTGTCAGCTTAAAGCTATACCTTGGGGTGCATAAAAAGGGCCGCAGCCTTGGTGCGGTTCGTCTTCCACACGAGTCGATCCTGA containing:
- a CDS encoding N,N-dimethylformamidase beta subunit family domain-containing protein, encoding MTTPNRSTPNRREVIKSVSAISAMGALSSSVMADDRDAAAAGEAAGQSAPSLIREENAKPGSRDWQLTRVRLDSRDSVRAAKIEGYCSRQSVAAGESIDIMVSTDPAQEYVIEIFRTGYYGGRGARLMTKLGPFDGIVQPTPRRGEKRLRECTWAPAVTLTIPDDWPSGVYLGRLTTTTDSTGFGYWQNYVVFIVRDDRPADILLQCSDNTWQAYNQWPDNDSVYTHPQGNQGPWADVSFDRPYGMYPQIFENPQTIGSGEWLCFEFPLAYWLEKHGYDVTYCSNSDMLTPDRGLKCKTFISNGHDEYWDIRQYHSVVQLRDAGVSLMFLSGNSVCWVSPFRASAHGRDNRILFRGGPYGGDHKWAELREQQHGPFPHRGPDEGYLMGSRNVEPVNGGGDWVCASPDHWIFEGTGMKQDEAIPGLIGWEYHGDPPSDIAGLEIVGTGTALQGGVNPQTWTSTIYPGPHGNFVFNASTIWWCQGLASPPGHWLPWSHWSRPHGPDDRVQQITHNLLRRAIGKGG
- a CDS encoding arylsulfatase, which encodes MTQSIVSTRGNCRRSRLRKSIRSIATLSIAVITMLVAHAVAASSLQAASSDRPNIVFILVDDLGYGDLGCYGQKLIQTPRLDQMAAEGMRFTDFYAGNTVCAPSRSVLMTGQHMGHTHVRGNAGGPDMSKQSLRSEDVTVAEVLKHAGYQTALCGKWGLGDDALGGREGLPRRQGFDFFYGYLNQVHAHNYYPEFLWRNETKSLLRNVVQPNDRSYGGFTGGWATERVDYSHDLIAEEALGFIRQSAAKKDTPFFLYLSLTIPHANNEGTRGTGNGQEVPDYGPYAEKDWSDNDKGQAAMITRMDGDVGRLLDLLDELQISEDTVVMFSSDNGPHDEGGHDTERFDPAGPLRGMKRDLYEGGIRVPFIVRWPGTTPAGTTSDHIGYFGDLMASAAELAGVDCPDNTDSVSFVPTITGNAANQAKHDYLYWEFYERGGKQAVRAGSWKAIRMPWGNGKTQLYDLSNDIGETNDLANQNPGVVERLEAMMADAHTPHPNWTP